The genomic interval CTGAATCCCTGGCTGAGCGCCGTGACAACGCAGGAAATAAAGAGCGCGGTCCCCGCGGCGGACAGCAAGTTGATTGTGTATTCCGCCGCGATGGGCTTTCCCGTCGTAGCGGACTCGATCGCGTTGTGCAACCCCAAGACCGGCGCCTTCCGCGTGACCATATCCAGCAACGCTTTTACGTCTGGTAGGGCCCAGATGATCATCAGCACGCAAACGATGAGAAATGGACTCCATGCAAAAAGTGGACTGTGATGCGGGGTTGCGCCTTCAGTTCGAGTTCCCCCCCCGCGCTTGCGTGTCGTGAGCCAGATTCCGACGGCGGCCATCGAAACCAGCGCGGATAGAATGTCGGGCAGGGTCGGGCCGAGGTAATTTGAACTCCACCATTGCGTGACCGCGAAAGAAGCGCCCGCAATAAGCGCCGTTGACCACGTTTCTCGAATGCCCTTCAATCCCGACATGATCCCGATGACGTAGAACGGCACGATCAGCGAGAGAATTGGCAATTGGCGCCCGACCATCTGCGAGATCGCCATCTGGTCGATTCCCGAAACATTCGACGCCATGAGGATCGGGATGCCGATCGCGCCGAACGCGACGGGGGCGGTATTCGCAACGAGACACAACTCCGCCGCTTCTATCAACGGAATCCCCAGCCCCGCGAGAATACCCGCGGACATGGCCACGGGCGCGCCAAACCCCGCGCACGCCTCGACCAGCGCGCCGAAACAAAACGCCACGAGCACCGCCTGAATGCGTTTGTCCGTTGTCAGCGTGGCAATCGAATGTTTTAACGCCTCGAACTGGCCGGTGCGCTCCATGATCGTGTGCAGCATCACCGCGCAGAAGACGATCCAACCGATCGGGAAGATACCAAAGCACGCGCCATGAAACGAGGACAATAACGCCAGTGGCGCCGGCATGCGGAACGCCGCCACCGCGACAACGAACGCCATCGCGAGCGCGCCGAGCGCAGCCCAGTGTCCCTTCATGCGCTTGACTGCAAGCGCCCAGAACAAGAACACAATCGGCAGCGACGCAACCGCCGCGGACAACGCGAGCCCCCCCAGCGGATCGATGGTCTGTTTCCACATGCCAGCAACTCCCCGACCGGCAAAGTGTATCAGTCACCATACTGCATTGTCGCTCTGTTTGCGAGTGTCGCAGGTGGCATGTTGGTCAATCCGTCTATGTTCGAAATCGAGCAATCGAACATTCGTGCTTAGTCCCGTCCGTCCCGTTTTGCGACCGCCCCGCAAACCCGTACAATCGGGTTGCGCGGCCAGCGAGCAAGGAAAGGAGCTTCCAATAATGAGCGAATTCGTCTTTGACACCGGCGCCGTCGCGCGGTTCTCGGAGGAAAAGTATCAGAAGGTGAACCTCTACGAATCGCACCGGCTGTTTTGCGATGTCTATTGCCTGCTGCCCGGTCAGAGTCAGCGCGCGCACGTACACAACGACGAAGACAAGATTTACCAAGCGCTCACGGGACCTGCGAGGTACAGATTGGCGGTTCAACGCGCCCGCTGCCGCCCGGTTTCACGGCGATTGCGCCCGCAGGGATCGAGCACGCCATCACGAACAACTCGAACGAGCCGGCGACGGTGCTCGCGGTGATGGCGCCGCATCCGCGGCTGCGGAAGCCGTAGCAACGGATCTTTTTCGTACCTAGCGCTCGCGCGCTATATGATTCGCTGCTGCCGAACTTTGTGCTTATGATCGTATTCGTGCTCGATCTTCTTGAGTATCGAATACAAGTACAATGAGACTCCACGAGCGCGACGAGCGTACCGAGACCAGGGGATCGACGAGCATGCAACTTAACCCGCTTTATCGCTGAATATCTTTCGCGACTTATCGATCCGCTTATGGATGCTGTCGCGCACCTCATCGGGCACAGCTATTCCAGCCTCGGCTTGCTGGGCACACAGCGTATCGAATCCCTTCCGCACCGCGTCGCACCAGCCCGCGAAGTACTCCGCCGCTTCGGCATTCGGGGGCGCAGGACAACCGCGCACATCGATGTAGATCGGACTCGTGATCGCGTACTGGCCAGCGACACACGGTTTGCCTTCCGGACTGGTCATGACATCAGGCGTCGCTGGCCCCTCGACAATCGCAAGAACCCATCCTGAATGTTCGATCGATAGGTCGAAGTCGACGGCGCGCTTACCGCCAATCGCGCCGCCAGTCGCCGGCACTTCAAGAACCATCGTTCCGTTCATCCAAAGCTGCGCGCGCGTGAGGCCCCACAAACTTCGCGCTTCGACTTTACCGCGCACAGGGCCGGGCCCGTCCAGCTTCACTGTATTGCCAGGCATGCATCCTTCGACGGCAACTTCAATCAGCGGCCCATTGGTGGCAAGAGTTTCGCCCGCGTTGTACGCGGCCGCAAAGGCCTTCCAGTCGATCGTTGAAGTGCGCGCGTAGGTGCGAAGTCCGCCGATCGGCTCCCGCCCCTGGTCGAGGTGAAAATCCGTCGAGCCGGCAACCCCGCAACGAAAACCGAGATTGAGCAAACGCATGTAGTCGCGGAGCTTCAGCGCAAACTCGCCGCGCGCATCTTCTTTTGCGAGCATGTCGATCGCGCAGGGGACGCCCAGCGCTACGTCGATTGGCCATTCGCGCGCGATGAGGCCGGCCTTTGGATCGGCAAGTGCGCTAACCTCTTCGCCGGTTCGCAGCGGCCCGTATGGATGCGCGTAGGAGACCGCGCCGCGGCCGGAGCCAATCGCAGTGATGTAATCCATGTTCATCGGGGCGGCGTTCCCGGTCCCCGCGATTGACGGAACAGTCCGGTCGAATATAGGGCAAATATGTCCCCAATAATTGCGCGTCAACTCTTGCGTGTAGCTTGCGTGGAACGATTCGCTTCGTCTCAATGCGTCCGGTTCCAGCGCCCGGTCGACGCCTTGGAACGGCAGATAGCCGATACCCTCCGCTTGCGCGATTGCGTAAACATCGTTGAGGTCCATCATCGGATACAGGGAACCGCCGTGACGGAACAGGTGCGTGTGATGATCGACAGACAACCATCCGCGGCGGCCCCAGTTGGCGCTCCTTTCGAGGTTTAGCGAAATGTGCGTTCGCACGCCCGATCGAACATCGACCTGCTTTTCCGCGATTGCATATTCAAAGCCCTTCATTGCCCGCACCGTGTAGCGGCCCGCCGGCAGGGCAATGCGCCCGAGACGCGGATCGATGAGTTCGAAGCAGCGTGTACCTTGTGTGTAGGCGTAAGTGAATGCCGGAACGACGCCTTCGCCGTGCTCGTCGACGATGTAGACGCGAGCGGGTACGTGTCGCTTGCCGTAGCCCGCGACTGCGATGTTAAGCTCGCCTTCGTTGTCCGAAAGCGGAATCGGATCCGCCAAATCGATTAGCCGAACATTACGCACGCGGAATCGTCCGGGCAACTCTTCTTTCGACACGATAGCCATCGCCGCATCAATCGCATGTGTGCCACGCGGTGGCTCGACAACTATCCACGCGGACTGCCAATCGAGCGTCTGCCAGCAACTGGTTTGCTTTTCAATCGTATGCCGCGATTTTCCGTCTGATCCAAAGCAATGGACCGCTACGCCTGCGAAATCTGCGCGAAAGCGCCATGTCTTCTCGCCTTCGACGCGCATTTCCCAAGCAAGGAGATAGGTGAGACCGCCGCCAACCGGGGTGGGAGGCAGGATGACCGTCGCTTCGTCCCGGGAAGGTCCGGGCGAGATTGTAAGCCAGTTTGCGTCGGCGTTGGCGGCGACCACCGCCGCGATCAAGACACTGGACGCGGTCATTAGCATGAGAGAAACCCTCGTTTAGGCGCGGGCCGAGCCTTGCCCTGCGCAATGATATAAGCTATCCGCATGCAATACGAGCCTCAGATTCGGCTGGCGTGCTCCGTTGGCGTGTTCGCAATCATGGCGCTGTGGGAACTCGCCGGGCCTCGCCGTGCGCTAACGGTCCGCAAGGGCCCGCGCTGGTTCGTGAACCTGTCGCTGGTTGTGATCGATACCCTGGTCGTTCGCCTGCTGTTTCCAATCGCCGCGGTGGGAATGGCGGAGCTTTCCGCGGTGCGGGGTTGGGGCGCGCTCAACATGGTTCACGCACCGTACTGGCTGGCGTTGACCGCGTCGTTCATCGCGCTCGATTTCATCGTCTACGTCCAGCACGTGCTGTTTCACTACGTGCCATTCTTCTGGCGGTTTCATCGCGTCCATCACGCGGACGTCGACTTCGACGTGACCACCGGGCTTCGCTTTCACCCTGGTGAAATCGCGCTCTCGATGTGCATCAAGCTGGGGGCAGTCGCGCTGCTTGGTCCGCCGATGGAGGCCGTAGTCGCGTTCGAGGTCGCGTTGAACGCTACGTCATTGTTCAACCACAGCAATGTGCGCATTCCGCTCACCATCGACCGCGCGTTGCGGTTTGTAGTGGTTACGCCCGACATGCACCGCGTCCATCATTCGGTTGTGTCAGCCGAAACGAACAGCAACTTCGGATTCAATCTGCCGTGGTGGGATCGCCTCTGCGGCACATACACCGCGCAGCCGCGCGACGGGCACACCGAGATGGCGATCGGCCTCGATCAGTTCCGGGACCGCATCAGTCAGCGGCTGGTAGCCCTGCTGTGGTTGCCGATAATCAAGCAAAAGAGGGTGGAGTAGATAGGCGGTCAGCGAATGAAGTCGAGCAGGCTCGGTTGAATGACGCGGCTGGCAGCGTTTAACGCGGCCTGGAACGCGTTGCTCTGTGCGTTGAGATTCAGGACGACATCGGCAAAGTCCGCATCGATTGAATCGCTCAAGACCTGCTGTAACTGAATCTGAAAGTCTTCCAGTTCCGCTTCAGACGCGGTGAATCGGTTCTGCACAGCGCCGACGCGCGCGATGCCTTGGCCCAGTTGCTGGCGAATCCCTTCGAGTTCGGTCAGCCGCGCGTTCTGCAGGCTCGATTGATCGCCGGCGAGCATATTGTCGCGAATATCAATCAGGGTCTGGAAAATGTCTTCGGCGCCCTGAAACACGACGGACCCCGGCTCGTTGATGACCACATCAACGCCGTCGCCAATCGTCACGTTAATGTCGTCCGCGTTGCCGACGTACGTCACCGCCGTGATGTTGCCGTTCACGTCCCGGGTGACTTCGTATGGAGGTTGGGTGGTGCGCGTGCCGCCGAAGATGTAGGCGCTGCCGGTTTGATGGTTTGCCGTGCTCACCACGCCTTCGAGAATCTGATTGATTTCTTCCGCGAGAATATCGAGCGCGTTCTGATCGTTCGTGCCGTTCGCGCCGCGCAGGGTCAGCTCGCGCGCGCGGAGCACATTCTCCGTCAGCGTCTGAAGGGACGTCACGGTTTCCTCGAGCCGCGGCCCGGCGGACGCGATGTTCTGGATGTATTGTTCGTTTTTCGCGATGGTCGCGCGCGCGTTGATGGCGCGCCGCGCGTCGATCGGATCGTCGGAGGGATTGTTCACGCGCAATCCCGTTCCCAATTGCGTTTGCAGATCGATGATGCGGTTGTTCTGGTACCGCAGGTTTGCCAGCGCCCGCTGCACAAGGATTTGCGATGTTACGCGCCCGACGCCCATCTTAGCCCCGCTGATCGATCAACGCGGGTTCGCCGGTGACTGCCGTCGCGGCGCCGCGCTCGCCGTAGGCCGGCTGCAACGATGGCGCGATCGCGATGCACGCCAACAGGCGTTGATTGAAATCGAGCGAGCGCCGGATGGTCCGCGCGTTCAGCCGCACGACGCGGCGTGTTTCGTTCACGGTCTTCCGCAGACGACACTGGATGTGCTGGAGGCGCGCGTTCCACGGTCCGGGCGCGGCGTTGGCAAGTGCGTACAACGTACGGCGGTCGGGAGGCAGACCCAGTTGAACGGCGACCTTCGCAATCACGCCCGCGCGCGACGCCTGCGCGTGCGCTGCTTCGCGCACAAGAATGTCCAGCGCCGCGGTGCGCGCTTCGAGCGCGTTCAGATCGCGCGCGCCAATCGCGTCAATCTGCGCGCGGCACACGGCCAGGACAGTCTCCTGCCGTTCGATTTCGTCTTCGAGACCGCCGCAAAGCTTTTCAAACAATTCGTCCACAATCGTCTTCCTCGCGCCTTCCTCTTTATCGGCAGAACGAATCGGGACTTGAGGGCGGCCCACCGGGCCGGGCGCAGAGTTATGGGGTGCGCATGAGCGCCGCGCCGATTGCCCGCAGCGCCACGTCGCGCTTCCAGTTGGTCTTTCCGTACGTGGCCATGAAGTCTTGTTGTTCCATCAGCCTGGCAATGCCGAATTGGCCGCTATCGGCCATGGCGCCGCTGAGGGCGTCATTGAAGATGTCGCGCTGGTAATCCGACGCCACGCCGCCCCCAAGCAGTCCGTCCTTCGGCACGGACTTGTACATTTCGTCGAGCAATTGCTTGAGGAACGCGTGTTCGAGTTCGCGGTAGGCCAGTTTCTTACGGTCCGGCGCCGCACCGGTATCGAGGCCACGAGCGTAGGCCGAATCGAGCGGGTTGACATACAGCACTACATGATCTCCAGGTCCGCGTCGAGTGCGCCCGCCTGGCGCAGCGCCTGAAAGATTGCGATCATGTCGCGCGGCGTCACTTTGAGACTGTTCAGCGCGTTCGCAATGTCCGCGGCGGAAGTGCCCTGCACGGGCATGAGTGCCCCCGGTTCCTCGTTCGCTTCGAGGTCAGTGGTCGCCGTTACGGCGGTTCGCCCTTCCTTCGAGAACGGCGCGGGCTGGCTTACGGCAGGCGTGCGGGCCACGGCAATAGTGAGGCTGCCGTGCGCTACCTGGCACGGCTTGATCATCACTTCGCCGCCCACGACGAGCGTGCCCGTGCGTTCGTTGATGACCACACGCGACGGCAAATCGGCCTGAACGGTAATCTCCTCCAGTTCGGCGATGAACGATATGAGATCGGCGTGGTGCAATTCCGGTATGCGCACGGTAATTGTGCTTGCGCTCAGCGCGCTTGCGGAATTCGGGCCGTACTTGTCATCGATTACGTGGCGTATATTGTCGGCGGTCGCGAAGTCCGCGCGTTTCAACAGAAGCGTGACGCGCTCTCCGTCGGTGATGGTGGAAGGCACTTCGCGTTCGACGTACGCGCCCATCGGCACGCGCCCGGCGGTAACGTGGTTTTTGCGCACCGCAGCGCCTCCTCCGCCCCCCGCGCTTTCCGCGTTGAATCCGCCGACCGAGACCGGCCCCTGGGCAATGGCATAGACCGTACCGTCCGCGGAGCCCGGCCCATACAGGAACGTTTCGGTGAGCGTGCCGCCTTCGAGACTCTGGCAGTTGCCAATCGAACTCACGCGCACGTCGATCCGCGTGCCCTCTTTCGCGAACGCCGGGAGCGTCGCATCGACGATGACTACCGCCGTATTCGGTGACACCAGGTCCTTGAGCTTATCTACCTCGATTTCGAGCCGCTCGAGCAAGCGGAGTTGCCGTTGCAGCGCGTCAACGTTTTTGTCGCCGGTGCCCGCCAGACCCACCACGAGCCCAATCCCTTTGAGCGGGTTGCCGCGCGCGCCTTGCACCTCGCACAGGTCCTTGATGCGTGCGGCCTGAGCCGTGAACGACAGGAACGCGGCCAGCAAGAGCATAGCGAGCGACAATAACCTGCTAGACCGTTTGAAATGCGATGTCATTGGCGCGTTCGCTCCGTTCATGTCATCAGTATGGCGCGACCCAATCGAGGAACCTGGTCAGCAATCCGCGCCGCTGGTTGTTCCACAGCGGTCCGCGCCCCTTGAGTTCGATCGTCGCGTCGGCGAGTTGCGTCGAATCGATGACGTTGTTCGGCGACACGTCGCGTGCGCGCGCAATGCCCCTAACGTAGATACGTGAGTCCTCGCGGTTCACCGAAACGACCTTTTCGCCTTCAATCAGCAACGTGCCGTTCGGATACATCTCCTTGACGGTGCACGTGATCGTCGTTACCAACTGGTTCTGGCGCTGAGTCTGGCCCGTCGTGCGCTGTTCGTTCTTCGTGCCAATGGCCCAGTTCGGCAGTTTCTCCGGATCGAGAATGCCCAAACCATCGGGCTTCTCCGCAACCAGAAACTCGTTGTCGTTCTCGTTCGCTTCGGACTCCACGTCCGATTCCTTTTTCGTATTGGTGTTGGAGTTTGTCGAGGCCTGAATCTTCTCCCGCACCATCACGGTGATGATGTCGCCGGGCTCGAATTTTTTCTTTTTCAACGACACAAGCGTCCCCTGTTCCGCAACCTTCTGCGTGAACAGCGAATCCGCGAACGCGGTTGTCGCGAACACGACTGACGCAACGAGTACGGGCAGCGCGCCGCCTATCCAACTCTGCACACGGTTCATTGCATCACCTCCACGGTACCGTCCGGCCGCACACGGCCCTGGAACTCAGCCTTCGAGTCGGGATTCATCAGGCGAACGACGTCGCCCGCACCGCCGTTGTCGAGCGCTTTTGCGCGCGAACGCACGACGAGCCCGCCCGCCTGTGCCTCGACCGACACGGTCTGGTTGCGTTTGATAACCTGCTTCGGCACGAGCGAACGGCGCGAGACCGTCTCGCCCATGAACATACTGTCGCGCGCGATCATGCCGACGATCTCGTCGAGGTCCTGAATCGCGTCGCCTTTTTGCTGTGACAGGGCGCGCTTCTCAAACCGCAGATCGGTCGCGCCGATTTGTTTTCCGCGCGGAATGTCCAACGCGCAAACGAGCACTTCGGCGTATGCCTCGATGTTCGCCTGCGCAAAAACCGTCCGCTTCACCTTGCCGTCCACTTCAACATCGCCGCGAAACGAACCCTGGCCGACCCAACGGTACTGCGGATTAGCCATCCATCGCACGGCTACCTCGCCCTCCGGCACCGTCACCGGATTGGGTTCGACGAGAATATCGACGCTGGTCTCCGCGTCGCTCCACGGCAGTTGCGTTTGAATGTACGTGCGCAAATCGTCGGTGAGCACCTCGCGCGAGAGATCGAGCGACAGTGTCGTCGCGAGTACGCTACCGGCGCCCTGCAACTCGACGCCTTCCGCACCCGCTCCGTTTAACCGCATTTTCAGCAATTGACTGTCAATGCGCTTCGACGATCCCGGGGACGCCGCGCTGCTGACTTCCAATGCCGCGAGTTGCTCCGCGTTCGGCCCCGCGATGTCCGCGATGTCGCCAAGGGTGACCATTGGTCCCTTCACATACGCCTCGGTCTTCAACATGATCGTGTCCGCGGACGCGGCCACGGCGATGAACGCGGCGGTCAGCGCCGTGAACACCAGCCACCGCACTGCGTATCGTGTTGCGTTCGTCATGCTACCGCCTCACCCTGGTTACCGCCTCACGTTGTTCGCAACTTGCAGCATCTCGTCGGATGTTTGAATGACCTTCGAGTTTGCCTCGTACGCGCGTTGCGCGATGATGAGGTTCAAGATTTCCTCGACGACCTGTACGTTCGAATTCTCGAGAAAACCCGAATTCAGGAAGCCAATGCCTTCCGTGCCGGGGGAGCCTTGTATGGGGGGGCCGGAGGCCTCGGATTCCCGCAGCAGGTTATGACCAAGGCGCGCGTCCAGCCCGGAGTTGTTCGGAAACCGGATCAACAGAATTTGCCCAAGATTCGTCGGTGTCGCGCTGCCGGGTTGTTTGGCAAAGACGGTCCCGTCGTTGCCAATCGACACCTCTTCGGCGTCGTTCGGAATGCTGATTCCGGGTTGCAGCGGGAATCCGTCAATGGTAACCAGGTTACCGTTCGGATCGCGGCGAAAACTGCCGTCGCGCGTGTACGCCGGCGTTCCGTCGGGCAGCGTGACCTCAAAGAACCCATTGCCCTCGATCGCTACGTCCAATGCGTTCCCGGTTTGAATGAGATTCCCTTGCGTGAACAACTTTGCCACCGAGGCGGGCTTTGCGCCGTGTCCGATTTGAATGCCCTCGGGAATCGTCTGGCCGCTCGCGGTTTGCGTGCCTGCGGGCTTCACCGTTTCGTAGAGCAGGTCCTGAAAATTTACCTTGCTCTTTTTGAACCCCGTCGTGTTTACGTTCGCGAGGTTGTGGGCGATCGTGTCGATGTTGGTCTGTTGGCCAATCATCCCGGTCGCCGCGGTGAATAGCGCGCGTATCATCGTGCTTTCTCTTTCCTGTTCGCGATTCTGATTCCGATTTCAAATTTGAGATTTGAAATCGCAGATCCGCCTATAGCGGCTACGTCGGCATGCCGACTTCGTTGATCAGCCGGCCCATCGTTTCGTCAACGGAGTTGATGACTTTTTGGTTCGCGTTGTACACGCGCAAGCCCAGCGTCATTTGCGCCATCTCGAACGGCACCTGCACGTTCGATCCCTCGAGACCGCCCGGTACGACCGATGTGTTATCGCCGGGACGCGGTCCGCCCGCGCTCTCGACCGGCGCGAACAAGTTTTGGCCGTAGCGTTCGAGCAGGTTCGGGTTCTCGAATTCGACGATGCGCAGTTTACCGACCGACTGGTTGTCTACAAGCACCGCGCCGCTCGAATCGAACTCGACGCTGCCGCCGTTGACTTCAATCGCACCACCGTCGCCCAGAATCGCGAAGCCGTCCGACGTGGTCAGTTGTCCCTCGGCGTTTATGGAGAATTCGCCATTGCGCGTGAAGCGTTCGCCCGCGGGCGTTTCCACGGCAATAAAACCCGGGCCCTGCAACGCGACATGCATCGGGTTTCCCGTCATGCCGATGGGACCGGTCGCGTAGTCGGTGTATACGTTGGTCAATGCCAAGCCGCCGCCGGGGCCGCGCTCCGCGTTCAGGCGCGCGGCGGTGCCAAGGCTGCCCAGGAAGATTTCCTTGAACCCTTCGCTGATGGCGTTTTGCCGCTTGAAACCGGCGGTCGCGGCGTTCGCGATGTTGTTCGCGATCACCGCCTGCCGATCTTCCGTGGCAATCATGCCGGACGCGGCCGCGTAGAGACCCTGAATCATTCCCCAATTCCCTCTTGGGGGCATTCGCCCCCGTGCTATGGCATCGCCCGAAGGCGCTAATCTTGGAGGCCCGGCCGGCGTTTCAGGGATGAACGGCGGCGCTTAAGGGGGAGCGCAACCGTTAGCCGGGCCAACCACTCACGTTGGACCCGCTATGGGACAGGTCCAGGTGGGAAGGAGCAATGGGTGTGCCAAGGCGGCGGCGCCTTAACCGCCGCGCTGCAAGTATCCATTACGATTACGATTACGGGTACGAACACAAGCACGAAGTGTAGTGTTCGATGCGAAGCCATCATGCAAATCTTTCCACGCGCCGGAAGATTGTGCATGGAGGCAATTGCCGGTACGCTTGGACAAATGGAGACCAAGTCCGAAATCCGCCGGCGGTTGCTCGACGAACGCCGCGCCCTGGATTCAGCCGAGGCCGCTCGACGATCCGGGTTCGTCCGAGAACGTTTGTGGACACTCCCGGAGTTCCAGCGTGCGGGGCGCGTTCTCACCTACGTTTCGGCAAAGGATAACGAGGTTGACACACGGGCCATCATCGAACGGCTGCTAGCGGAGGGCCGAATCGTCGCCTGTCCGCAAAGCCTGCCGGACCGTGTGCTTGCGTGGCGGAAAATCGATTCGGTTGATGACCTGACCGGCTCGCGGTACGGCATCCCGGAACCCCAACCGGAGCGATGCAAGGTTGTTGCCCCCTCACGCGCCGACGTGGTCCTCGTTCCCGGAATCGCATTCACGCGCGAGGGTCACCGCATCGGCTACGGGGGCGGATACTTCGACCGTTTTTTGCACGATTTCGGCGGCCTGTCTATCGGTCTCGCGTACGAATTTCAGTTGGTTGACGCAATTCCTACCGGACCGCACGACATGCGGCTGAACTTAGTGGTGACTGAATCCGATGTGCCCCGTTCGGTGCGAGATTAGGCGGACGATCTCCCCGCAAAGGTTGCGCGCCGCGCCTTGAGGAGCAACACCATTGCGCCCAGGATCAATAGCGCTAGCACCAAAGGCCACGGATTGACCGGCACGTTCGGCACATCGAACGGATCGTACGGATCCGATCCAAGACTGTTCTCGAGCTGATCGCTGAACCCGTCGCCGTCCGAATCCAGATCGAGGAAGTTCGGGATGGTATCGCCGTCCACGTCCGCGGTGCCTTCGATCGCGTCCGGGATGCCGTCGCCATCCGAATCCAGATCGAGGTAATTCTGGATGCCGTCGTTGTCGGCGTCCCCGATTCCCTCGACCACGTCGGGGATGCCGTCGCCATCTTGATCCGCATTGGGT from Candidatus Hydrogenedentota bacterium carries:
- the flgL gene encoding flagellar hook-associated protein FlgL, yielding MGVGRVTSQILVQRALANLRYQNNRIIDLQTQLGTGLRVNNPSDDPIDARRAINARATIAKNEQYIQNIASAGPRLEETVTSLQTLTENVLRARELTLRGANGTNDQNALDILAEEINQILEGVVSTANHQTGSAYIFGGTRTTQPPYEVTRDVNGNITAVTYVGNADDINVTIGDGVDVVINEPGSVVFQGAEDIFQTLIDIRDNMLAGDQSSLQNARLTELEGIRQQLGQGIARVGAVQNRFTASEAELEDFQIQLQQVLSDSIDADFADVVLNLNAQSNAFQAALNAASRVIQPSLLDFIR
- a CDS encoding flagellar basal body P-ring protein FlgI → MTSHFKRSSRLLSLAMLLLAAFLSFTAQAARIKDLCEVQGARGNPLKGIGLVVGLAGTGDKNVDALQRQLRLLERLEIEVDKLKDLVSPNTAVVIVDATLPAFAKEGTRIDVRVSSIGNCQSLEGGTLTETFLYGPGSADGTVYAIAQGPVSVGGFNAESAGGGGGAAVRKNHVTAGRVPMGAYVEREVPSTITDGERVTLLLKRADFATADNIRHVIDDKYGPNSASALSASTITVRIPELHHADLISFIAELEEITVQADLPSRVVINERTGTLVVGGEVMIKPCQVAHGSLTIAVARTPAVSQPAPFSKEGRTAVTATTDLEANEEPGALMPVQGTSAADIANALNSLKVTPRDMIAIFQALRQAGALDADLEIM
- a CDS encoding flagellar protein FlgN, yielding MDELFEKLCGGLEDEIERQETVLAVCRAQIDAIGARDLNALEARTAALDILVREAAHAQASRAGVIAKVAVQLGLPPDRRTLYALANAAPGPWNARLQHIQCRLRKTVNETRRVVRLNARTIRRSLDFNQRLLACIAIAPSLQPAYGERGAATAVTGEPALIDQRG
- a CDS encoding CehA/McbA family metallohydrolase, with protein sequence MLMTASSVLIAAVVAANADANWLTISPGPSRDEATVILPPTPVGGGLTYLLAWEMRVEGEKTWRFRADFAGVAVHCFGSDGKSRHTIEKQTSCWQTLDWQSAWIVVEPPRGTHAIDAAMAIVSKEELPGRFRVRNVRLIDLADPIPLSDNEGELNIAVAGYGKRHVPARVYIVDEHGEGVVPAFTYAYTQGTRCFELIDPRLGRIALPAGRYTVRAMKGFEYAIAEKQVDVRSGVRTHISLNLERSANWGRRGWLSVDHHTHLFRHGGSLYPMMDLNDVYAIAQAEGIGYLPFQGVDRALEPDALRRSESFHASYTQELTRNYWGHICPIFDRTVPSIAGTGNAAPMNMDYITAIGSGRGAVSYAHPYGPLRTGEEVSALADPKAGLIAREWPIDVALGVPCAIDMLAKEDARGEFALKLRDYMRLLNLGFRCGVAGSTDFHLDQGREPIGGLRTYARTSTIDWKAFAAAYNAGETLATNGPLIEVAVEGCMPGNTVKLDGPGPVRGKVEARSLWGLTRAQLWMNGTMVLEVPATGGAIGGKRAVDFDLSIEHSGWVLAIVEGPATPDVMTSPEGKPCVAGQYAITSPIYIDVRGCPAPPNAEAAEYFAGWCDAVRKGFDTLCAQQAEAGIAVPDEVRDSIHKRIDKSRKIFSDKAG
- a CDS encoding rod-binding protein → MLYVNPLDSAYARGLDTGAAPDRKKLAYRELEHAFLKQLLDEMYKSVPKDGLLGGGVASDYQRDIFNDALSGAMADSGQFGIARLMEQQDFMATYGKTNWKRDVALRAIGAALMRTP
- the flgA gene encoding flagellar basal body P-ring formation protein FlgA; amino-acid sequence: MTNATRYAVRWLVFTALTAAFIAVAASADTIMLKTEAYVKGPMVTLGDIADIAGPNAEQLAALEVSSAASPGSSKRIDSQLLKMRLNGAGAEGVELQGAGSVLATTLSLDLSREVLTDDLRTYIQTQLPWSDAETSVDILVEPNPVTVPEGEVAVRWMANPQYRWVGQGSFRGDVEVDGKVKRTVFAQANIEAYAEVLVCALDIPRGKQIGATDLRFEKRALSQQKGDAIQDLDEIVGMIARDSMFMGETVSRRSLVPKQVIKRNQTVSVEAQAGGLVVRSRAKALDNGGAGDVVRLMNPDSKAEFQGRVRPDGTVEVMQ
- a CDS encoding lactate permease LctP family transporter, which gives rise to MWKQTIDPLGGLALSAAVASLPIVFLFWALAVKRMKGHWAALGALAMAFVVAVAAFRMPAPLALLSSFHGACFGIFPIGWIVFCAVMLHTIMERTGQFEALKHSIATLTTDKRIQAVLVAFCFGALVEACAGFGAPVAMSAGILAGLGIPLIEAAELCLVANTAPVAFGAIGIPILMASNVSGIDQMAISQMVGRQLPILSLIVPFYVIGIMSGLKGIRETWSTALIAGASFAVTQWWSSNYLGPTLPDILSALVSMAAVGIWLTTRKRGGGTRTEGATPHHSPLFAWSPFLIVCVLMIIWALPDVKALLDMVTRKAPVLGLHNAIESATTGKPIAAEYTINLLSAAGTALFISCVVTALSQGFSLHELWRTYVETLIKLKYPLITVGSLLAYAYLGNASGMTVTLGTFIAGTGAMFALFAPLLGWLGVFITGSDTSSNAIFGKLQAVTAEKVGISPVLTVASNASGGVAGKMVSPQSIAVATAATGLTGQEATLFRRTVKHSLILVSIVMVLTYLQSNALSWMVPEAAATHVSAKHGANLGRAAIILACGIVVSLAIAAAARNGERTSESKHD
- a CDS encoding sterol desaturase family protein, encoding MQYEPQIRLACSVGVFAIMALWELAGPRRALTVRKGPRWFVNLSLVVIDTLVVRLLFPIAAVGMAELSAVRGWGALNMVHAPYWLALTASFIALDFIVYVQHVLFHYVPFFWRFHRVHHADVDFDVTTGLRFHPGEIALSMCIKLGAVALLGPPMEAVVAFEVALNATSLFNHSNVRIPLTIDRALRFVVVTPDMHRVHHSVVSAETNSNFGFNLPWWDRLCGTYTAQPRDGHTEMAIGLDQFRDRISQRLVALLWLPIIKQKRVE
- a CDS encoding flagellar basal body L-ring protein FlgH — protein: MNRVQSWIGGALPVLVASVVFATTAFADSLFTQKVAEQGTLVSLKKKKFEPGDIITVMVREKIQASTNSNTNTKKESDVESEANENDNEFLVAEKPDGLGILDPEKLPNWAIGTKNEQRTTGQTQRQNQLVTTITCTVKEMYPNGTLLIEGEKVVSVNREDSRIYVRGIARARDVSPNNVIDSTQLADATIELKGRGPLWNNQRRGLLTRFLDWVAPY